A single region of the Brachypodium distachyon strain Bd21 chromosome 3, Brachypodium_distachyon_v3.0, whole genome shotgun sequence genome encodes:
- the LOC100825224 gene encoding uncharacterized protein LOC100825224, whose translation MVSAGAQVGVLAACVVLFVPMGLAGWHLSRNKVLFFSGALFVSLAVGVHLSPYLPSLPHLLVSSFFHPLHPAAPSSSSDSCIPFLHRVSWADADGGRAWSWPPSLAATCGFARLSRDDASLLLNGSWVMVAGDSQARLLVLALLRLLLEPAAAAAAEPELFRRHSDYHAAVPARGISVDFIWAPFESNLTRLLHEDLRLAPRTPDVLVLGSGLWHMLHFTDAQHYGDALASVADAANSLRTPLPVPPPHMFWLGLPRLVNHMLNTDAKRSHMNDTMLQAYNREVDERCILRRDGGPFRLLDVGKLTRGCEQQCTADGMHYGGVVYDAVMHIMLNALVIESQQRI comes from the coding sequence ATGGTTTCGGCCGGGGCGCAGGTAGGCGTGCTCGCGGCGTGCGTGGTGCTGTTCGTCCCCATGGGACTCGCCGGCTGGCACCTCAGCCGCAACAAGgtgctcttcttctccggcgcgcTCTTCGTCTCCCTTGCCGTCGGGGTCCACCTCTCCCCGTACCTCCCCTCACTGCCCCacctcctcgtctcctccttcttccacccgctccaccccgccgccccctcctcctcttccgacTCCTGCATCCCGTTCCTGCACCGCGTGTCGTGGGCCGACGCCGACGGTGGCCGGGCCTGGTCGTGGCCGCCCTCGCTCGCGGCCACCTGCGGCTTCGCGCGCCTGTCGCGGGACGACGCCTCGCTCCTGCTCAACGGCTCCTGGGTCATGGTGGCCGGGGACTCGCAGGCGCGGCTGCTCGTGCTCGCgctgctgcgcctcctcctcgagccggccgcggcggcggccgcggaacCGGAGCTGTTCCGCCGCCACAGCGACTACCAcgccgccgtgccggcgaGGGGCATCTCCGTGGATTTCATCTGGGCGCCATTCGAGAGCAACCTCACGCGGCTCCTCCACGAGGATCTCCGCCTCGCGCCACGCACCCCCGACGTGCTCGTGCTCGGATCCGGCCTCTGGCACATGCTCCATTTCACGGACGCCCAACACTATGGCGATGCATTGGCGTCAGTCGCCGATGCGGCCAACTCCCTCCGCACACCACTCCCTGTGCCGCCGCCCCACATGTTCTGGCTCGGCCTGCCACGTCTTGTCAACCATATGCTCAACACTGATGCCAAGAGATCGCACATGAACGACACCATGCTGCAAGCCTACAACCGTGAGGTTGACGAGAGGTGTATCTTGCGCCGAGACGGTGGCCCGTTCCGACTGCTCGATGTGGGAAAGCTCACCCGGGGATGTGAGCAGCAATGCACAGCTGACGGGATGCATTACGGCGGCGTGGTGTACGACGCTGTCATGCATATCATGCTGAATGCGTTAGTGATTGAGTCGCAACAAAGGATTTGA